One window of Silvimonas iriomotensis genomic DNA carries:
- a CDS encoding copper chaperone: protein MAALRQWLAWHPEWLALAVCAAAWSVLLAGAGGAMPALALCTASGVINTRATPTLAGGVLMLLAMMAPRWLMPLRHVAFRSLHARRLRAMALFVMGWLALWLLAGWPLWLLPARVEAPPAVVMGLFVLAALWHAVPLRQRSLARCHRTQPLALSGWRADADCIRYGAQQGVDCLISCGPLMLALAVAPPALWLMLAASGLIAAELGWPRFAGRRAALVTVLLGLAALV from the coding sequence TTGGCTGCGCTGCGGCAATGGCTGGCCTGGCACCCGGAGTGGCTGGCGCTGGCCGTGTGCGCTGCGGCGTGGTCGGTGCTGCTGGCCGGGGCCGGTGGTGCTATGCCGGCGCTGGCTTTATGTACGGCCAGCGGCGTGATCAACACCCGCGCCACGCCAACCCTGGCCGGTGGTGTGCTGATGCTGCTGGCGATGATGGCACCACGGTGGCTGATGCCGTTGCGCCACGTTGCCTTTCGCAGTCTGCACGCGCGGCGCTTGCGTGCCATGGCGCTGTTTGTCATGGGCTGGCTGGCGCTCTGGCTGCTGGCCGGGTGGCCGTTGTGGTTGTTGCCGGCCAGGGTTGAAGCGCCGCCAGCGGTGGTGATGGGTCTGTTTGTGCTGGCAGCACTCTGGCATGCCGTACCGCTGCGCCAGCGCTCGCTCGCACGCTGCCATCGCACGCAACCGCTGGCCTTGTCCGGCTGGCGGGCCGATGCCGATTGCATTCGCTATGGCGCGCAGCAAGGCGTTGATTGCCTGATCAGTTGCGGCCCGCTGATGCTGGCGCTGGCTGTGGCGCCGCCGGCGTTGTGGCTGATGCTGGCGGCCAGCGGGCTGATCGCGGCAGAACTGGGCTGGCCGCGCTTTGCCGGCCGTCGCGCCGCGCTGGTTACCGTGTTGCTGGGCCTGGCTGCGCTGGTGTAA
- a CDS encoding tyrosinase family protein: protein MATRIRQDVSKLAQWDATLLWYAKAMAEMQKRPINDPASWRYQAAIHGYQREQDPFASDSDTLPAAADQRTFWSQCQHSSWFFLPWHRVYLICFESIVAATVVKLGGPAGWSLPYWNYSDSSNPNARRLPAAFVLPTLPDGSPNPLNISARAPNDNGDIGMTPAEVDLGCLRDALYTGIADGGHPGFGGPRTGFNHGNGPTGGLEKTPHGDVHVAVGGDSGLMSAFETAALDPIFWLHHANIDRLWQVWLNRQSSHRNPTDAAWQSASNARFQFHDASGQMQTWVPSQVLDTTNALLGYQYEDTSDPFATGAPVNVHAAVGGPMGAVVQQPAELAGGTSAAHALSNAPSTAQVPLHPGASGVRGAALTSAPTRVYLNLENITGSGRPGGYGVFLNAGDAATPPAQSDPRFAGTLPMFGVQAASGSDLLHQGSGLTYVLDVTQVVDHLKAANAWDPHQLSVTFAPLRAGQQAPDLQVGRISLYYGD from the coding sequence ATGGCTACACGTATTCGTCAGGATGTCAGCAAGTTAGCCCAGTGGGATGCCACCTTGCTGTGGTACGCCAAAGCCATGGCCGAGATGCAAAAACGGCCCATCAATGATCCGGCCAGTTGGCGTTATCAGGCCGCCATTCACGGTTATCAGCGCGAGCAAGACCCGTTTGCCAGTGACAGCGATACGCTGCCCGCGGCGGCCGATCAGCGCACGTTCTGGAGCCAGTGCCAGCATTCGTCCTGGTTCTTTTTGCCCTGGCATCGCGTGTACCTGATCTGTTTTGAGTCCATCGTCGCCGCCACGGTGGTCAAACTGGGCGGCCCGGCGGGGTGGTCGCTGCCGTACTGGAATTACAGCGACAGCAGCAACCCCAATGCCAGGCGGCTGCCGGCGGCGTTTGTCCTGCCCACCTTGCCCGATGGCAGCCCGAATCCGCTCAATATCAGCGCCCGTGCGCCCAATGACAACGGCGATATCGGCATGACGCCGGCCGAAGTCGATCTGGGTTGCCTGCGCGATGCGCTTTACACCGGGATTGCCGATGGCGGTCACCCGGGGTTTGGCGGCCCCAGAACCGGCTTTAACCACGGCAATGGCCCCACCGGCGGGCTGGAGAAAACCCCGCATGGCGATGTGCATGTGGCGGTGGGCGGCGACAGCGGTTTGATGAGTGCGTTCGAGACCGCCGCGCTGGACCCGATCTTCTGGCTGCATCACGCCAATATTGATCGCCTGTGGCAGGTGTGGCTCAACCGGCAGTCATCGCACCGCAACCCGACCGATGCGGCGTGGCAGTCGGCCAGCAATGCCCGATTCCAGTTTCACGACGCCAGCGGCCAGATGCAGACCTGGGTGCCCAGCCAGGTGCTCGATACCACCAACGCGCTTTTGGGGTACCAGTATGAAGACACATCAGACCCGTTTGCCACGGGGGCGCCAGTGAACGTGCATGCCGCCGTGGGCGGCCCGATGGGCGCGGTGGTGCAGCAGCCGGCAGAACTGGCGGGTGGCACCTCGGCGGCCCATGCGCTCAGCAATGCGCCATCGACCGCGCAGGTGCCCTTGCATCCGGGCGCCAGCGGTGTGCGTGGCGCGGCGCTGACCTCCGCCCCGACGCGGGTGTATCTCAACCTGGAAAACATCACCGGCAGTGGGCGGCCAGGCGGCTACGGGGTGTTTCTGAATGCGGGTGATGCGGCGACGCCACCGGCGCAGTCAGACCCGCGCTTTGCCGGCACGTTGCCCATGTTCGGGGTGCAGGCGGCGTCCGGTAGCGATCTGCTGCATCAGGGTAGCGGGCTGACCTATGTGCTGGATGTGACGCAAGTGGTTGACCATCTCAAGGCCGCCAACGCCTGGGACCCGCATCAACTAAGCGTGACCTTTGCCCCGTTGCGGGCAGGGCAGCAAGCGCCGGATCTGCAGGTCGGGCGCATCAGTCTGTATTACGGGGACTGA
- a CDS encoding ABC transporter ATP-binding protein — protein sequence MDLNQQEATRVQSLKSERRDAIALLRSAAAPENRHLLWGTFWLVCAALLEALGPFMSKLFIDKYLLPRNLVIPEIAALLIGGLLAGYSAGILRYLQLTRLAGVAMRSVQRLREQVYSHVIRLPMAFFDKAITGQLVSRVTNDTESVKALYVQVLFVMLDSCIVVTGAMLAMTLLDWRLMLIVLTLFPAVVVIVWWYQRWSAPSVALARELRSEINAQVAESIAGMSVLQASNAAGRFADKFSRTNQSHYKARLSELSANAWLLRPALDMLNALILVVVIYSFGQRQFSALEIGVLYAFVSYIARVVDPLIQITLQFSQLQQAVVAAARVNTLLKESQTAAAEGDATVTRGAVRFANLRFGYNPDQVILHDLNLDIPAGSFYGIVGHTGSGKSTLLSLLLRFYTPQSGEIDIDGVPLTQIGDDAFHAGVGLVPQDPFLLAASARENIDMSRGLSQAQIEEAARAAGVHELILSLENGYDTDMGESGTRLSSGQKQLIAIARALAGKPRILLLDEATSHIDSETEQLVQRALEALHGKVTMISIAHRLSTIRDADRIIVLNHGHIAEAGTHDELMAISHGIYQRLYLLQQLQD from the coding sequence ATGGATTTGAATCAACAAGAAGCGACTCGGGTGCAAAGCCTGAAAAGCGAACGCCGCGATGCGATTGCCTTGCTGCGCAGCGCCGCAGCGCCAGAAAACCGCCATTTGTTGTGGGGCACTTTCTGGCTGGTCTGCGCCGCACTGCTTGAAGCGCTGGGCCCGTTCATGTCCAAGCTGTTTATCGACAAATACCTGCTGCCCCGCAATCTGGTGATCCCGGAAATTGCCGCGCTGCTGATCGGTGGCCTCCTGGCCGGTTACAGCGCCGGCATCTTGCGTTATCTGCAACTGACGCGTCTGGCGGGCGTGGCCATGCGTTCGGTTCAGCGCCTGCGGGAGCAGGTGTACAGCCACGTCATCCGCCTGCCGATGGCGTTCTTTGACAAAGCCATTACCGGGCAACTGGTCAGCCGTGTCACCAACGACACCGAGTCGGTCAAAGCGCTGTATGTCCAAGTGCTGTTTGTCATGCTCGACAGCTGCATTGTGGTAACGGGCGCCATGCTGGCCATGACCTTGCTGGACTGGCGGCTGATGCTGATCGTGCTGACGCTGTTTCCGGCGGTGGTGGTGATTGTCTGGTGGTATCAGCGCTGGAGTGCGCCGTCGGTGGCGCTGGCGCGCGAACTGCGCAGCGAGATCAACGCCCAGGTGGCCGAGTCCATTGCCGGCATGAGCGTGCTGCAGGCTTCCAATGCGGCAGGCCGCTTTGCGGACAAGTTCTCCCGCACCAATCAGTCTCACTACAAGGCGCGGCTGAGTGAACTCTCTGCCAACGCCTGGCTGCTGCGGCCGGCGCTGGATATGCTCAACGCGCTGATCCTGGTGGTGGTGATCTATTCGTTTGGGCAGCGCCAGTTCAGCGCGCTGGAGATCGGCGTGCTGTACGCCTTCGTGAGCTATATCGCCCGCGTGGTAGACCCGCTGATCCAGATCACCCTGCAGTTCAGCCAGTTGCAGCAAGCGGTGGTGGCGGCAGCGCGCGTCAATACGCTGCTCAAAGAATCGCAAACCGCAGCGGCAGAGGGCGACGCAACCGTGACCCGCGGCGCGGTGCGCTTTGCCAATCTGCGCTTTGGCTACAACCCGGATCAGGTGATCCTGCACGACCTCAATCTGGATATCCCGGCCGGCAGCTTTTACGGCATTGTCGGGCACACCGGCAGCGGCAAATCCACCTTGTTGTCACTGCTGCTGCGCTTTTACACCCCGCAATCGGGCGAGATCGATATTGATGGCGTGCCGCTGACGCAGATTGGTGACGATGCTTTCCATGCCGGTGTGGGCCTGGTGCCGCAAGACCCGTTCTTGCTGGCCGCCAGCGCGCGGGAAAACATCGACATGAGCCGTGGGTTGTCGCAAGCGCAGATCGAAGAAGCGGCCAGGGCCGCTGGCGTGCACGAGTTGATCCTGTCGCTGGAAAACGGTTACGACACCGATATGGGCGAGAGCGGCACGCGGTTGTCCAGCGGGCAGAAGCAACTGATCGCCATCGCCCGCGCGCTGGCCGGCAAGCCGCGCATCTTGTTGCTGGATGAAGCCACGTCACACATCGACAGCGAAACCGAGCAACTGGTGCAGCGCGCGCTGGAAGCACTGCATGGCAAGGTGACGATGATCTCCATCGCCCACCGGTTATCAACGATCCGCGATGCCGACCGCATCATTGTGCTCAATCACGGGCACATTGCCGAGGCCGGGACGCATGATGAACTGATGGCCATCAGCCACGGCATCTATCAGCGTTTGTATTTGCTGCAGCAATTGCAGGATTAA